A window of Chryseobacterium aquaeductus genomic DNA:
TTAAAAATATATTCCATGATCGTTCGGTCTCCGGCAATAAATTCTTCTATATCTTCTGCCCAACCAATGTCCTGAATGGGAATAAATTCTGTTTCAAAGCCTGCCTGCGTTGCGCAATCTCTCAAATATTCCACATTCGTCACGTCTTCAATATTCGTTAATGAAGCAAAATAAATATAATGCGGATTCATGTATTTTTTAAGATACGTCCAGTAATCCACCAGCTTTTCATGAATTGAATTGAACTGATCTTTATAAGGAAATATCTCCTGCAGCCAGTACCATTGAATTACTGACGCTTCATATAAAGAGGTCGGCGTGTCTGCATTAAACTCAAGCAATTTTAAATTTTCGCCATCAAAACCAAAATCAAATCTTCCGTAAATCGACGGGTGATCTTCTTCCCAGCTTGTAATAATATAATTTCTAAACCATTCCGGAATATTGAATTTGTCCCAAAGATTTTTTTCAATAACATAATCAACAGCCTGAAGGCACATCTGCCACAACTCTGTAGTTGCGTTTTCTATTTTGTTAATTTCTTCTGATGGAAACTCATAGTAATGACTTTCATCCCAGTAAAGTCCTTCCAGCGAATGATAACCGAAGCCAAGGTTTTCAAGCTTATGTTCCCAGTTTTTACGGAATTGTGATTGTATTCTCTTCATAATTACGACGATGCTCTGAAACCACTTCTACCCAAACCTCCTCTCACAACATTTCCTTTGTAAGAACTTCTGCCGATATTCGACTTTGAACTAATGGCGTCACTGTAATATCCCGCTCTTTGATAAGTGCCATTACTGTACGCGCCGTAGGGACGGAATGCATGATACAACAAAAAACCAGTCATAAAACCATGTGATCTTGAATATGACGCCGTAGTATCTGATCTCATGTAAACTTTTTTCTCTTTTCCCCACTCTTCTTTTGGCTTTTCCTGAGAACAAGCAGCAAGAATTCCTGTCACGAAAAGCAATTTTATAGAACTAGACTTTTTCATTACTGAACGGTTATATAAAATTCGTAATCTTTTTTCACCTTCGTGTTGTGCTCATTACCGCTTTCATCTTCCACAATCTGCAAAGTATCTCCCAAATTTGGAATCGTATCTCTTTTGATAATTTGTTTAAAGAGTTTATTGTTTTTCCAGATTTTGTGTTTCGTAACTAAAACATCTGCCGTATCAATATGCTGTACAGAAAGTTCGGTTTCGATGGCAGATTTTTTATCTACATTTTCCACTTCATCTTCCTTAGATTCCCCTTCGTTACAAGCTGTAACACTCATTAGACTTAAAAGCAAAAGAGCAATTTGAATTTTTCTCACTTTAATTGTTATTTTTGACAAAAATATTATTTAATATTTTAAATTTACACATAAAAATAACAAAGTATGAAATGGACAGACGACAGAAGTGGCAACGTTGATGATAGAAGAGGATCTGGAGGCGGTGGCGCAATTGTAGGTGGCGGTTTAGGAACAATTATCATTGCGGCAATTGTATTTTTTCTTGGAGGAGATCCTTCGGCAATCCTTTCTTCTGGTGGAAGTTCATCACCAAGAACCGAGCAGCGGGAACTGACGAAAGAAGAACTAAAAATTCGAGATTTTATACAGATGCTTACTGCTGAAAATGAAGAAACCTGGACGAAAATCTTCTCAGAAAATAATATGGTGTACCAGCCTGCAAAAGTAGTTCTATTTGAAGCTCAAACACAATCTAATTGTGGAACTGCACAATCTGCAATGGGACCATTTTATTGCCCTGCAGACCAATCTGTTTACATGGACATGCGTTTTTTCAATGAGCTTCAGCAGAGATTCGGAGCTCAGGTAACAGAATTTACTGTTGCTTATGTAATGGCTCACGAAATGGGACATCACGTTCAAAACCTGTTGGGCACTTTAGGAAAAACAGACCAGCTGAGAAGAAGTGGAAAATATTCTGAAGAAGAAATGAATAAAGTTTCGGTTGCTACAGAACTTCAGGCCGATTTCTATGCAGGACTTTGGGCAAGATATACAAACGAAAGAGAAAAATTCTTAGAGCCTGGAGATTTAGAATCTGCAGTCGAAGCAGCAGAAGCTGTGGGTGACGACAATATTCAGCAAAGAACCCAAGGGCAAGTGAATCAGGAAAGTTTCACACATGGTTCATCGGCACAACGAAAAGAATGGTTTATGAAGGGTTACAACTCCGGAGACATCAAACAAGGAGATACCTTTAATCAACTTTTAAGATAGCAAAAAGCCCTGAAGAAATTTCTTCAGGGCTTTTTATTTTATTTATTTCAGCTCAATAGGATTGCTGTTTTTCTTTGCCTCTTCTTTTACTCGTTCTTCCATTCTTTTTCTCATCTCGGCAGGATTTTGATTTCCTCCGCCACGATTTCCCATTCTTGGTCCGCCTCCGCCTTGACTCATAAATGACATCGGATCGGTTTTAAATTTTTCCTGCTGTTTTACGTAATCTGTTCTTTTTACTTTTACCACATTTCCAAATGTAGCCAGTGCAGGAAAATCTGAAATTTTATAATTTTTCATTAAATCGAAAGAATAATCTCCCTTAGCATCTTCAGCTTTCACCACCAAACCGGGAAGTCCGCTGAATTTGTAAGGTCCGTCCTGATAAGGAAGATCTGTCGTGAACCATGCCGTCCATTTTCTTCCTGCAAAATCAGTTTCTGCTTTCTGAACTTTATATTCACCGATCTTTGTGGTTTCCTGTAAAATTTTCCAGTCTAAAGGACGGTCTTCTTCATAAGAATATTGATCTCTGCCAAGACGGTCTTTATAAAATATTTTCTGGTTTTTTTTATCTTTTTCAATCGAATAATTGATGTTCGTTCTCAAACTTTCCATTTGATCTCTGTTAAAACCTCTCGCTCCACCGCTTTGACGATTAGCCTGCATCACAGAATCTCTTTTGATTCTGTTTTCAGAATAAAACACAGATTTTTCTGCAGAAATATCCAAATATGCATTTTCAGTTTTTATGTCATTTTTATTACTTGCATCAGGTTTCATTGTTACTTGGTAAACAAATCTATTGGTTTGCGCAAAAGCAGTCTGCATAAGCAAGATAATTGCTAATATTACTAGTTTTTTCATGTTTTTTAATATATAGTTTTGATTTTAAATCTACCTCAAAGTTAAATCATCGATGATATAAATCGATAAAATAAAAACGTCGATTTTTATATACTGATTATTGTTCGTATTTTTGCACTATTAAATCATTCTAAATAAATACAATGATAAAAGTTTCAGATCATGCTAAGGAAAAAGCCATTCAACTGATGACAGAAGATGGTTTTAATCCGGCAGAAGATTATATAAGAGTTGGGGTAAAGAGCGGAGGTTGTTCTGGTTTGGAATATGTTTTGGGTTTTGACAACAAAAAAACAGATACCGATCAGATTTTCGAAGACAATAACATCAAAATTGTGGTAGAAAAAAAATCTATTCTTTATTTAGCAGGTACTATCCTCGAATACTCAGGTGGATTGAATGGAAAAGGATTTGTTTTTAACAATCCTAATGCAGCCAGAACGTGTGGTTGTGGTGAGAGTTTTTCTTTGTAAGAATTAAAAGATTTAGAAATTTAGAAATTTTTATGACACTTTCATTTGAAAATTTTCCGATATACAAAAAGGCAATTTCATTTACAGTCAAAATTTTTAAAATTCTTGAGAATGAAAATCTTCAAAGAGAGTTTTCACTTAAAGACCAACTAAAAAGAGCTACTTTATTATCAATAACGATAATATTGCAGAATGCTCAGAATATGGCAGTAATAAACAATTTATCAGATTTCTTTGGATAGCAAAAGGAAGTTGTGCAGAAGTTAGAAATATGTTATTTGTTTTATATAGTTTAGAGAAAATCAACAGTGAAATTTTTAATACACTTAATAACGAGTGTTTAGAAATAACAAAAGAGATTTTCCATTTTATAAAATATCTTGAAAAGAGCACTTTGGGCATTAAGTAATCTCTAAATTACTTAATTTCTAAATCTACTAATAAATTATGAGTAAATATACTGAAGACGACTTAAGAGTCGATTTAGAAAATCAAAAATACGAATTCGGCTGGGAAACGATACTCGAATACGAAGATTTCCCAACTGGTTTAAACGAAGACATCGTCCGTGCTATTTCTGCTAAAAAAGAAGAACCGGAATGGATGACAGAATGGCGTTTGGAATCTTTTAAAATTTGGTTAAAAATGACGGAGCCTGAATGGGCAAACATCAAATACACAAAACCAGATTTTCAGGCGATCAAATATTACGCTGCACCGAAAGCTAAACCAGAATTGGCAAGCTTAGATGAAGTGGATCCTGAATTATTGGCAACTTTCGCCAAATTAGGAATCAACATCGAAGAACAGAAAAGACTTTCAAATGTTGCTGTTGATATTGTAATAGATTCTATCTCTGTAAAAACAACTTTTCAGGACACTTTAGCAGAAAAAGGAATTATTTTCTGTTCAATTTCCGAAGCGATTAAAAATCATCCGGATTTGGTAAGAAAATATCTTGGAAAAGTAGTTCCTAGAGGCGATAACTTCTATGCAGCATTAAATTCCGCAGTATTTTCTGACGGAAGTTTCTGCTATATTCCAAAAGGGGTAAGATGTCCGATGGAATTATCAACCTATTTCCGTATCAATCAGTCA
This region includes:
- a CDS encoding GLPGLI family protein, with amino-acid sequence MKKLVILAIILLMQTAFAQTNRFVYQVTMKPDASNKNDIKTENAYLDISAEKSVFYSENRIKRDSVMQANRQSGGARGFNRDQMESLRTNINYSIEKDKKNQKIFYKDRLGRDQYSYEEDRPLDWKILQETTKIGEYKVQKAETDFAGRKWTAWFTTDLPYQDGPYKFSGLPGLVVKAEDAKGDYSFDLMKNYKISDFPALATFGNVVKVKRTDYVKQQEKFKTDPMSFMSQGGGGPRMGNRGGGNQNPAEMRKRMEERVKEEAKKNSNPIELK
- a CDS encoding HesB/IscA family protein; its protein translation is MIKVSDHAKEKAIQLMTEDGFNPAEDYIRVGVKSGGCSGLEYVLGFDNKKTDTDQIFEDNNIKIVVEKKSILYLAGTILEYSGGLNGKGFVFNNPNAARTCGCGESFSL
- a CDS encoding glutathionylspermidine synthase family protein; translated protein: MKRIQSQFRKNWEHKLENLGFGYHSLEGLYWDESHYYEFPSEEINKIENATTELWQMCLQAVDYVIEKNLWDKFNIPEWFRNYIITSWEEDHPSIYGRFDFGFDGENLKLLEFNADTPTSLYEASVIQWYWLQEIFPYKDQFNSIHEKLVDYWTYLKKYMNPHYIYFASLTNIEDVTNVEYLRDCATQAGFETEFIPIQDIGWAEDIEEFIAGDRTIMEYIFKLYPYEWILQDGFGEKLISNNFRSQWMEPAWKILLSSKAILPILWEMFPNHPYLLECYFEPKHLKDFVKKPIYSREGANVSLFKNNIAIEENSGDYGKEGFIYQELFELPNFDGNYPVIGSWVIGQESAGIGIRESVHLITNNQSRFIPHLIDSNKIYIKEKEL
- a CDS encoding four helix bundle protein translates to MAKGSCAEVRNMLFVLYSLEKINSEIFNTLNNECLEITKEIFHFIKYLEKSTLGIK
- the ypfJ gene encoding KPN_02809 family neutral zinc metallopeptidase, with product MKWTDDRSGNVDDRRGSGGGGAIVGGGLGTIIIAAIVFFLGGDPSAILSSGGSSSPRTEQRELTKEELKIRDFIQMLTAENEETWTKIFSENNMVYQPAKVVLFEAQTQSNCGTAQSAMGPFYCPADQSVYMDMRFFNELQQRFGAQVTEFTVAYVMAHEMGHHVQNLLGTLGKTDQLRRSGKYSEEEMNKVSVATELQADFYAGLWARYTNEREKFLEPGDLESAVEAAEAVGDDNIQQRTQGQVNQESFTHGSSAQRKEWFMKGYNSGDIKQGDTFNQLLR